A stretch of Deltaproteobacteria bacterium DNA encodes these proteins:
- a CDS encoding alkaline phosphatase family protein, whose product MSNRKKAMLIGVDAVIYPMVLRFIEQGHLPNLKRLINEGAGSEAACCLPPYTPTNWATLSTGSWPDTHGAGNWVDYKVSDLPGGPAMSTFDSRTITAETIWEAAERAGLKSLCAAYPSAFPRRTKNGYVIAPLHRGLVTMLMIRGNEYATAPSMRGGVKIELQPAQDWRGAPEGSLEAVLVVQETPGTESVVSRVGATEDGADFQGEAVAPDAAAPAAQGVQFDLLLINSKGQGYDRVLLCENKDAENPVAELKQGEWTPWIFREYNTAQREGRMAGLLTVAFSKTKVDLEGKREGSTRFKLLHLSPDGKDVRLVRSEVYPTTNFTDPASLSEELIREVGPYFEHSVGRLTEDVIERDKEILDTILDDMRYQALWHSKAAKYVMEHYGWDIYYLHWHWPDTVAHETMRVIEPEGPGYDPARAPAYMDVIRRSYQIMDEMVGGFMELADKDTYIVVVADHGCTPDYRVADVFRLLAQKGLSVFSGDSFAVSALDLSRSRAYRNGACQITVNLKGRNPHGIVEPEDYEKVQEEIIDALQTWRDPDNGKLIICFAFKKRDAQLFGYWGERTGDVIYLFNHGYWWGDPTIAPIFAANPGATVVDAPPLSAHHGPNLPTDRTSMTSNLATFIIRGPGIKAGYSRDPERRGFVRLMDVVPTLSHLLGFQPPQECEGTVLWDHFED is encoded by the coding sequence ATGAGTAACAGAAAAAAAGCCATGCTTATCGGTGTTGACGCAGTAATCTACCCGATGGTGCTCAGGTTCATTGAACAAGGACATCTGCCCAACCTGAAACGCCTTATCAATGAGGGCGCTGGCAGCGAGGCTGCTTGTTGCCTACCGCCATACACTCCAACTAACTGGGCTACCCTTTCCACCGGCTCGTGGCCGGATACCCACGGCGCCGGGAATTGGGTTGACTACAAGGTGAGCGACCTTCCGGGAGGCCCTGCCATGTCCACCTTTGATTCCCGCACCATCACTGCTGAGACGATCTGGGAGGCAGCGGAGCGCGCGGGACTGAAGAGCCTCTGTGCAGCCTACCCTTCGGCCTTCCCCAGGCGTACCAAAAATGGCTATGTCATTGCCCCCCTGCACCGCGGGCTGGTGACGATGCTCATGATTCGAGGCAACGAGTACGCCACAGCCCCCTCTATGCGTGGCGGGGTGAAGATTGAGCTTCAACCGGCTCAGGACTGGCGCGGAGCGCCTGAAGGTTCACTGGAGGCGGTCCTGGTGGTGCAGGAGACCCCTGGCACAGAGAGTGTTGTGTCTCGTGTGGGCGCGACAGAAGATGGAGCTGACTTCCAGGGCGAGGCTGTCGCCCCTGATGCAGCGGCGCCTGCGGCCCAGGGCGTCCAGTTTGACCTGCTGCTTATCAACTCCAAAGGACAGGGCTATGACCGAGTTCTTTTGTGTGAGAACAAGGATGCTGAAAACCCCGTGGCTGAACTCAAGCAGGGCGAATGGACTCCTTGGATATTTCGTGAATACAATACCGCTCAACGTGAAGGTCGGATGGCAGGGTTGCTGACAGTGGCCTTTTCCAAAACTAAGGTGGACCTTGAGGGTAAACGGGAAGGCTCCACGCGGTTTAAACTGCTTCACCTTTCCCCTGATGGCAAAGACGTTCGCCTGGTTCGTTCCGAAGTCTATCCCACCACAAATTTCACCGACCCCGCCTCGCTAAGTGAAGAACTCATCCGCGAAGTGGGGCCTTACTTTGAGCACTCGGTAGGCCGTCTCACTGAAGATGTGATTGAAAGAGACAAGGAGATACTGGACACCATACTCGATGATATGCGTTATCAAGCATTATGGCACTCTAAGGCGGCCAAATACGTGATGGAACACTATGGTTGGGACATCTATTACCTCCACTGGCACTGGCCCGATACCGTAGCCCATGAGACAATGCGCGTCATTGAGCCTGAAGGGCCGGGTTACGACCCTGCCAGGGCGCCTGCTTATATGGATGTCATCCGGCGTTCCTACCAGATAATGGATGAGATGGTGGGCGGTTTCATGGAATTGGCCGACAAGGATACCTACATCGTGGTAGTAGCCGATCATGGCTGCACCCCCGATTACCGGGTGGCCGATGTATTTCGCCTGCTGGCCCAGAAGGGTCTCAGTGTCTTTAGCGGTGACTCTTTTGCTGTCAGCGCTCTTGACCTCTCAAGGTCGCGAGCATACCGCAACGGCGCCTGCCAGATAACGGTCAACCTTAAGGGGCGGAATCCTCATGGTATTGTTGAGCCTGAGGATTATGAGAAGGTTCAGGAGGAGATTATTGACGCCCTCCAGACGTGGCGTGACCCTGATAATGGCAAGCTGATCATCTGCTTTGCCTTTAAAAAAAGAGATGCTCAACTTTTCGGTTATTGGGGTGAAAGAACAGGCGATGTGATATACCTCTTCAACCATGGCTATTGGTGGGGGGATCCAACTATTGCACCTATTTTCGCTGCAAATCCCGGTGCTACCGTGGTTGACGCCCCGCCTCTTTCAGCCCATCATGGGCCCAACCTTCCTACCGACAGGACCAGCATGACCTCAAATCTGGCCACCTTCATTATCAGGGGGCCTGGTATCAAGGCTGGCTATTCACGCGACCCGGAGCGACGAGGCTTTGTGCGACTGATGGATGTGGTACCGACCCTGAGTCACCTCCTGGGTTTCCAGCCGCCTCAGGAGTGTGAGGGAACGGTGCTTTGGGATCACTTTGAGGACTAG